A part of Rhodamnia argentea isolate NSW1041297 chromosome 8, ASM2092103v1, whole genome shotgun sequence genomic DNA contains:
- the LOC115755447 gene encoding uncharacterized protein LOC115755447 produces the protein PIFFPLSISWLGDIVCEQLPTELCSFSIASNGRRCVLENYVSPTDRKMEYECKTSQVAVDIMHEWIETDDCTSACGVDRESVGISSDALLQPHFTAKLCSTACYLNCPNIVDLYFNLALGEGVYLANLCELQRRNPKRVMREVQSSGAASGPISTAPKASHAGEYYEIGYAPAQAPMY, from the exons CCCATCTTTTTTCCCTTATCTATTTCGTGGTTAGGTGATATTGTGTGCGAACAGTTGCCTACAGAACTCTGCTCGTTCTCGATTGCGTCCAACGGAAGGCGATGCGTCCTGGAGAACTACGTGAGCCCAACGGATCGGAAGATGGAATACGAATGCAAGACCTCTCAGGTGGCTGTGGATATCATGCACGAGTGGATCGAGACCGATGATTGCACCAGCGCCTGTGGAGTGGATAGGGAGTCTGTGGGCATATCTTCAGATGCTCTCCTTCAGCCTCACTTCACTGCCAAGCTTTGCTCGACGGCATGTTACCTCAACTGCCCTAACATTGTTGATCTTTACTTTAACTTGGCACTCGGAGAAG GTGTTTATTTGGCGAATCTCTGCGAGCTGCAACGAAGAAATCCGAAGCGGGTCATGAGAGAGGTCCAAAGTTCCGGCGCAGCATCTGGTCCCATCAGCACCGCGCCTAAGGCGAGTCATGCCGGTGAATATTATGAGATTGGATATGCCCCTGCTCAAGCTCCAATGTATTAG